Sequence from the Bremerella volcania genome:
GGCCTGCGAGCTGGCTCGCGAATACAAGCACCGCCTGCACATCTGCCACGTGAGTGCTGGAGCCTCGGTGGATATCTTCGAAGATCACGCCGACGTGATCACCGCAGAAGTGACGCCGCATCACTTGTTCCTCAACATTGACGACTATATGAACCTGGGCACGCTGGCCCAGATGAACCCTTCCCTCAAGACGAAGGAAGATAACGAAGCCCTGTTCCAGGCCCTCTTGGACGACAAAATCCAGATCGTCGCGACCGATCACGCCCCACATACTTGGGAAGAAAAGTGCGGTCGCTATCCGGAAACGCCAAGCGGCGTCCCAGGCGTCGACACGGCCCTGCCGCTGATGCTGGACATGGTTGCCAAGGACAAGTGCACCATCGAGGACGTCGTCCACTGGATGTGCGAAGGCCCGGCTTTGGTTTGGGACATCCTGGAAAAGGGGCGCATCGAAGTGGGCTACGACGCCGACCTGGTGCTGATCGACATGAACAAGACCCAGGTCATCCATGGCCCACAGATGGAATCCAAGTGCCGCTGGACACCTTTCGAAGGCCGCGAAGTCACCGGCTGGCCGATGCGAACGTGGGTCTGCGGCAAGGAAGTCTACCGCGACGGCAAGTTCGACGAATCCCGCATGGGGGTCGAAGCGATGTTCGACCATGACCGTGGTGGGTACTGGGAAGGGGTCGAGTAGACTCGACACTTCCGCGACGCAATCAAATGTCAGCCCCTTAGGGGACGACCGCGAGGATATCGCGCATGCGCGAATACCGTTCCATCGGAATGGAACTCATACTCGGCGATTCCACGCAAACCTCGCTCAAGAAACCCTCTCCCTGCGAGGGAGTGGGGAGAAGATTTTTCACGGAGGCCCCCGTTCTTTCGCTGGGTTTGAACCATTCGGCCTCTGCGCGGGTCGCATGCTCACATCTTCATGAGCATGCGCTGGCAGGGTATGACTCGCACAGTCACCCTGTTGATGCACGCCTTCCCACTTCGCATGCTGATGCGGACGTGGGCGCGGCGCTGGTTGTTGCTTGAGCAGCTTCTGCAGCCGTTTCAGTTCGCTCCCTTGCCGGTCGAGGACCTTCAGGTGAAACGTCACCCACGCCAGCGCGCGATCCAACTGGTTGGCCGAAGGAACGCGGAGGCCGTCGATGATCTGGCTTGTGAAAGCGTCTGCCTGGGGCCTTTTCAGGCTTTTTGGCCGATCAGGTAGCGGCTCTTGTGAACTCGACCGTGGTTCCCTGGTGAGAACCGGCTGGGGCTGGGGTTTACGATGAGCTGGATTCTTGGGAATTGGCTCTTCTTCCCGGGCGAATGATTCGCCGCCAGTGGTATCCTGCGGTGAAGGACCGACCGCAATTACCAGTTGCCCGACGACATCCGCAGGCACTTCTACCAGCGTCCCGCAGGCCGAGCACACAAAGGTCTTGCCAGCGCGCACGACCACCTGGGGAGCGTTCTCTTGCGAGAACGATCCATGCGGTTCGGGTTGTGGAGCGTTGGCGTAGGACACGATGATTTTCGTTTGGATGACGGGTAAAAACTTCGGAAGCCCTGAAAGGGGGACAGGAATATCTTCCAGACGCGTGCAACTGGCCTCTGGCCAGTGCGATGTGGGTACACGTAAACCCACTTGAACTTATATCTTCGAAGACACTGGCCAGAGGCCAGTGGTACACAGATCCATTCTTCACATGTCGTGAAGACATGCTCGTTGCACCTGGAATACGGAGTGATCCGCAGGGTGTATGTGCAATTTAAAGGAGAAGCGCATCAGTAAGATAGTGCGCTTGGAGATTTTTTTTCGGCGAGTCTTCGCTTACAGATACATCCCCAGGAAACCTTCGTCCGACTCGCTTTCTTGCTTGATCTTGGCGATTCGTTCTTCGGTTTTCTTCAGATCGCCCGCTTGGATGTAGTGGTCGAACTCGACGGCCACGCTGCGCTGGACCGTTTCCTGGAACCAGTGCACGATCGGTTCCGATAGCCAGGTACATGTTTCTTTGACCAGTTCCACTTCCAGGTCACTACCACGGGTGTTCATGTCGTTTTCGTCGGTCATGACGGTGCCGTGGAACTTGAACTGGATCATCCCGTCGACCGGGTGATTCAGCAAATGGTAGGTACACTGAGCGTTGTGCAGATAGTACGTGTTATGCGAACCATGCTTTTCCATGGCCGCTTTCACGCGAAGACAATGCTGCTGAAAATTCGGCGAGGCATCCATCGGAATGTCGAGCCGATCAATGCTGCGCAGCGGAAGACAGTCGAATTGAATTTCTACCCAACGGTCCATGGGCGCTCCTTTGGAGCTTAAGTTTGAAGTTTTCAGATTTCAGTTTTCAGTTTTCAGTGAAGAGATCAGTTCCGACATCCTGCGACATCGGTAACCCAAGCGACGGTTCGCATCGAACGCGTCTCTTACTGAAAGCTGAACACTTCCCACTGAAAACTCGCGACGCGGCTTAGTCTACCACAGAAGTGGTCGCTGTCGCAGCGGTTGGCTGCGGAGCTTCCAGTCTCCAGCTACCCACAAACCAGCCTGGCGTGACGGCCAGGGACGAGATGCGGAGGGTGCCGGCCTTCTCCCATTGGCCTTCGAGCTTGATCCCTTCGCCAACGATCTCTTGCTTGAAGACCGCTTCAAACTTCTTTCGCAGGAAGGTCTTGGCGGTCAGATCGAGTGGCCCCAGGCGTTCCTGAGTGGGAAAATCGACGACCACGTCGCCGGTGCGGGTTAGCAGCGTGCCGCTCTCTCCCTTTTCGATCTTGTAATCCGCGCTGATCGAGATGGTGCGGTTCACTTCATTGTCGCCGCGGGTGAACTGCCGGCCGCGGATGCCGATCTTGACGGTGTCGTTGTCGAACACAATCTGGATCGGACTCTTGTAGTCAAACGTGATCGACCAGGGGTCGGTATCGGGCGTGATCTGAAGTTCTTCCGGAATCTCGGCGCCGCGTTCCTGGAGCAGCTCGACCAGCTTTTCATCGGTTAATTTCACGCCGGCCAGGAACGTTTCGCCATAGTTATTGACGATCGATTCGTGCAGTTTCAAGGTCAGGTCAGCCTCATCGTCTTCGGTAGGGGGAGCCGGACCAGGGGCGGCCAATTGCGACTGGCTGGCCTGCATCACTTCGAGGTTCAAGTGCTCGGTCGTCGTCGAAACGTTGATCTCGTCCGGAAATTCATCGCGACCGATCAGCGGCCGGTACAACTTTTCCTTTAGCCGAGTGTTGGCATCGGCGACCAGATCTTTCGTTTCGTTATCGAAACGGCCTTGAATGCGGAACTCGGTTCGATCCGATGCAATCGCTTCAGCCTGCGATTTCTGCTGATAGGCTCGTTTGGTGGCGATCTTCTGTACCAGACGCATCCTGGCACAAATGGCATTGAAGGTCGTGCTGGTATTGGCATGGGCGACCGATGGATTGGGGGTCAAGCCATCTTGATCAACGCTCAGCAGTTTGCTGGCCCCGATGGTGCTAAAGCCGGTCGAGTAAATCGTCGCTGGACCATTCACGCCGACGTTGTCTGAGGTAACGGTCCCGGTCAGCGACAGCTCGATCAGCCCTTTGTTCTTGCTCGGGACAAGGTTCACGTCGACATCCCCCACCATGTGCGCGGTTCCGTGGACGTCCGTACCGAGGATGATCTCGTGGACGGGATTCACCTGATCGACCGGGCGACGGATGCCGCTGGCAATCAATTCACGGGAAACCGAAGCATAGAGATTGGGTTGATCCAACTTATTTCGGATCATTTTCAGCGCATCAGGGACTTGCTCCCCTTGCTCGAACCAACCGAGGATCGCCCCGATCGCGCGGGCATCGTCGCCGGTGGCCATGGTCTCATAACGTTTTACCGCGTCGCTGAGCGTTTTAATCTGCATGTCGAACTGCTGCTTGTACTGATCGACCTGAGCGAAGTAGGCCAGGTTGATGTACGTCCGCAGCGCCTGGCGGGCAGCAACGACCTGCTTCTTGTCAAGGCCCGCATACGAACCCTTGAATTTCAGATAGATTTCTTCCAAGGTTCGCATGTCTGGCTTTTCGGCCGACAGTTGAGTCTTGAGGTCGTCCCATCGCAAAAAGGCCTTCCAAGCTTGTTCGTTTTCGGACGAACCATTGGAAAGCAAGGCTTGCAGCGAATTGAGTTTGGCTTGAAGCGTCGATTTCGCAGCGGCAACATCGTCTTGCGTGACAGGCTTGAAGCCTGTTTTCGCGTCTTCGATGGTTTGCGTCAGATCACCAGCAGGAGTTGGCTCTTGAGCCAGGGCATTGCCCGTGAAGAGAAGGAATCCTGAAGCCAGGATCACAAACAAATGCGCCGCCGTACGCCGTAGATTCCAAATCATGATGTTCCTCATCCGTGGGGGAAGGGGCTGAATACGGTTTGTGAGGTTTAGGCAGCCCACAAGATATACCGATTAGGTGATCTCGTGAAGCTTTCATCGCCAGCATTCCTTCGAAAAGCCGCCTAATACACAAACAATTCCAAGACCACACCCTTTTTCTATATTTCGTACAATACCCAAATTAACGTCCGGGCAAAGATCTGAGGAAATTCCATCTCTCCACTGTCTTGGGCGGTACTAGTAGATTGACTGCTACAACTCACCCACTTACCTTTACGTAGACAACTTGACCGATATATTCAGCTTTCTCTGCCTAAATGCTGGATCCTGTACCATCGCTAAGTCTTCCTTTAACCTCCCCCGATCTCCATGAACATTTCGCTTCGCTACTTTTGCCTGCTGGCCGGTCTTCTGCTTTTGGCAAGTTGGACCAGCACCGCAACGGCGGAAACCTCGGAATCCCCATGGCACAACGATTATTCGAGTGCCGTCAAAGCCGCCACGGCAGAAAAGAAAATGTTGTTCATCGTTTTTGGCGATGAATCCAACGCTGCAACGCGCTTCGAGTCCGAAATCCTCACTGATCGTCGCGTCAGCGAGCTGCTGGAAAACTACGTCGTTGCTAAACTCTCGGTGGATGCCAATGTGAAAATCGACGGCAAGCCCACGCGTATCTTGAATCATGGAGCGTTCAGCTACATGTACGGAAACGCCGGCATCGCGATCGTCGACTACACCAACAACGATCCCTCGCAGTACGGCCAGGTCGTCAGCCAGTTCAATTTTCGTTCGACTCACGGTCGTACGGTGCAAGAGATGGAAGTCATCCTGACGTTGCCCCCTGGCTCGCTTACTCAGCGGACGCTGATTTACGCCGTGCGGATGCATCCTGAAAAGCCGCGCAGCACCAAGGGAATCTTCCGCCGGCTGCTAGCACTGGAAACCTTCCGGCACAGTCGCAACCAGGCTAACATGCAGCTGCAAGGGCATCATCAGTGGGAATCGCGTTTCCACCAGATCAAGGCGCAGCTTCCCGGCGGGCTGGTTCCCACCGAAGTTTGCGCGGAAAGCTGGCCAGGTCAACGGTTGGAAGACGCCGCGATCGAATGCGTTCGCAGCTGGCGACATTCGTCCGGCCACTGGTCGGCCGTCAGCGACAGTAATGTTTACTACGGCTACGACATGAAGCGTGGCCGCAACGGCATCTGGTATGCGACCGGCATCTTTGCTCGCAACCGCTAAGCCGCTGCCGCTTCAATCGGAATAACCATGACGACCCGTGTCGTTCGCGTAACCACACGGGTCGTGTTGTTTTTTCTCAACATCGCATGATGAAAAAACACCGCATGTTGCCTAACCGCGTGCTAAGTTTTCACGGCTTGTCATTCTGGGCAAGCTACGTCGGGAACTCCACGTCTGAGTTTTGGAAACAGTCATGCGGTGGTCAACTAGCACGAAGCGAATGTTGCTCCTTACGACGCTATGGATTGCGATCGTCAGCTCAGGCTGCGCGCCGCTTCGCGTCCCTCGCATCGATCCGACAGGACAGCGTATCTTCGCCCAGGACACAACCCCGGTCGATTGCAACTTGGGCTGTTTCAATCAGCAGCCTGCGTTCCAGCAGCCAGCTCCTCTTTCCCCCTGCCCCGCCCCTGGTGTCACGCCCCTGACACCCCTGCCTGCTCCCCCCAAGGGCCTTGTCGATACTGAGGCCCTACAGCTTTCCCCTTCGCGCGTCGTCGCTCCGGTCGGTACTGAAGTGGTGCTGGTTGCTGGTCTAAACCGTAAGAAGCACCTGCACGAAGCAGGCCGCCCGGTGAATTGGATTCTGTCGCGTGAGAGCGTCGGCTATATCACCGAAGTGGGCAAAGACTCGAACATGTTCGACCTGGTGTCGAACCGAAACTACGGCGTGCAAGGCCCGGACTTCGCGACCAGCAGCACCCTGCTTTGCGATAAAACGATTGACCGCGGCACCGAACTTCCCGGTGACGATGTGCGCGTGTTGAAGGGGCAAACCTGGATGTCGGTCAGTTCCGCTTCCCCTGGTGTGAGCCGCGTGACCGCTTTGGCGCCGACCTTCGAGAACTGGCCGGCACGCCAACAAACGGCAACCATCTATTGGGTCGACGCCCAGTGGCAATTCCCTGCCCCGGTCGTCGTTCCCGCAGGCGACAAGGCCGTGCTCACCACGACGGTGCTGCGTCAAACCAATCGCCAGCCGGTCGAAGGATGGAAGGTTCAATACGAAGTCCTCGATGGCCCAGCTTCCGCGTTCCTGGTCAATGGTCGCCCTGCCGAACAAGGGGCTCCAATCGAAACGCGCAGCGATGCCAACGGTTTCGCCACGGTCGAACTGGCACCTCTTTCCAATCAGCCAGGTACCGCCCAGGTACGTGTGACGATCATTCAGCCTAACTTGGATCCTGAGAGCAACGCCGAGAACCTGATGCTTGGCTCCAGCGTGACGACCGTCACGTGGAGTGCTCCGCAGTTGGCCGTCGACATGACCGGTCCGCAGGTTGCCGAGTTCAACGCCCAGGCCGTTTACAATATCAACGTCCAGAACGCCGGCGACGTCGCCGCACGCAACACCTTAGTCAGCGTGATCCTGCCGCCTGGGCTGGCGTACGAATCGAGTGTTCCGGCCGCTCAGCAAATGGGTAACCGCTTGGAATGGGCGATCGGCGACCTCGAGGCCCGCGGCTTCCGCCAGATCTCGCTGACGACCCGCGTCCAGCAATCCGGCACCATTCAAAACTGCGTGACCGCCACCGCCGAGCCAGGACTGCGAAGCGAAGATTGCACCAGCACGCAAATCTCGGTCGATGCGATTCACCTGGAAATGACCGGCCCCGAAGCCGTTACCGTGGGCGACCCCGTCGTGTACGAAGTGACGATCCAGAACACCGGTGACAGGCCGCTGACCAATTTGAAGTTGGAAGACGTCTTCGACGATGGTTTGCTTTATCCAAACCAGCAGAGCCCAATCTTCAACGACCTGGGTACGCTCGGTATCGGCCAGGCCAAGAAGATTCGCTTGAACTTCCAAACCCAGACGCCAGGACGCTTCTGCCACCGATTGACGGTCTCGGCCGACGGGGTGCAAGGGAAGTCTTCCACGGCCTGTGTTTCCGTCAATCCACCACCTCCGGAACCGACCTTCACACTGGAACTGCGAGCCCCAGCCAGCCGCGAAGTAGGCCAACCGATCCTGTTCCGTGCGGTGCTAACCAATACCGGTGCGACGCCACTGACCAACGTGGTGGTCGAGGAACTGATCGATCCCGAGTTCCAAATCACGGGACGAACCGATCCGGCCCGCGACGAACAGAACAAGGTGATCTGGACGTTCCCGCGCATCCTGCCAAACCAACAGGCCATCCTGGAAGTTCAGTGCCAGGCCAATCGCCCCGTGGGTCAGGCATGCAATCGCATCTCGGCTCGAACCGATGAGGGGATTACGCAGAACGCCCAGACATGCACGTCGGTCACGCCGTCTAGCCAGCCAGCCGCCGAACCTCCACCGGCGGTTGGTCAGAACGGACAGAATGGTGGCGGCGGCAATCAGCCCGTCACCGGCCAACTGGAAGTGACCCTCACCGAACTGCAAGACGGCATCCCGGCCGGACAGAATGTTCGCTACTATCTGACGATCAAGAACGGTCGTAACGTCGACGATCAGAACGTTCAGATCATGCTGCGACTTGGCGAGGGGATGCGGTTCCTAAGGCTCAACGGTCCGGTGAATCCGCAAGTATCGCAATCGCCGGATGGACTGACCGTGGGCGTGCAGCCGCTGCAATACCTCCGGGCCGGAGAGGCGGTCAGTTTCCAGGTCGATATCCAGACCGCCACGCCTGGCAAGAAGATCGTCAAGGTTGAAGTTCGCAGCCAACGATCCCCGCAAGGAGTTTCGGTCCAGGAAGATACGACCGTATACTGATACCATGCCTCGCTTCGCCATCCTGCACCACATCACGCCTGAGAATGCTGAGAAGCCGGATCATTACGATCTGCTTCTCGAAGATGGGGACGTGCTGAAGACCTACACGCTCTGGAACTTCCCCAGCGTGGGCGAGCCGGCGACGGCGATTGCCGACTTCGATCACCGGATGATCTATCTTGATTACGAAGGCCCGATCTCCGACAACCGCGGCGAAGTGACCCGGGCCGACGAAGGGACGTTCAACTGGATCATTCGGCAAGACGACCTGGTAACGGTTCACCTGCAAGGCGCGCGGCTGCAGGGGCGATTGATTCTGCAGGTTCAAGATTCCGAAGGGGGCTCTAGCAGCGGCGACGGCTCAGGCGCGTCTTGATTGGCCCCTTCGACCACTTTTTCTTTCAGTTCTTCTTTGGTCTTGATCGTTTCGCCGGAGAGTAAGATCTCGCCGTCCTTGAACTCGAGGGCGTCGATCCGGATTTCCCCTTCGATCTCCTTACCGGTGCTGGGGATCGTAATCAAAGCCACCGGGTCCCCATCGCGCTGCTGCCAGCGGATCGGGATTTCGGCCTTATTAGCATAGGTATCGATTTCAGAAAGAAGCTGACCAATCGGGATCGGCAAGGCTCCGGCCGTTACGTTGTGAAGCTGGACCCCGACGACGTTGGGCTCTCCTTCGACCAGGAAACAATCGAGCGAGACGGCCAGAATCGAATTGAGCGACTGTCCGTTGTATTTGCACCCGACCAAGAGCGTCTTCCCTTTCACGGCGATACGGGGATCTTCGATGTGCTCAGGCAGAAGCTCGGGGAACTTCTCTTTCAGATCGGCAGCCAGCCAACTGTTGATCTGCCTGTCGGTCAGACGCAACGACCAAGTTCGAGGTTTTTTCACCTGGTTGGAAAACGCAAAGACTTGCTCTTCCAGAACTTCGCCCGTTTCATGAGCGGTGGTCGGCTCGACGTAGAGGGCTTCGGTGTAGAAGTCAGGCACGTGCTGCGTGGCGTTGTAGACCGAACCGGCCACCGCCGCGATCAACACGGCCGCTACAACGAACACCACTAAAAACGTTTTCTTGCGCGCCACCGTCGACCTAGCTGTCAGGGAGAATGCCCCACCCCAAAACCGAACCGCCTGCGGGAATGGTAGGAGTTTGACAGGCCGTCGTCAATTTGAATCGGCGGATCGCTAGCAGCTTTATCGAGTCCAAGAGGGACTCTTAAGGCCTGGAAGGCCCTTAGGATATAAGTGCCGACAAACCTTAGGCAAATCGCAGCAAGGCGTATTTCTTCTTCCCGCTGCGAAGCACCATGACGGTTTCGCTGGCCAGGTCTTCGGTTCCCAGAGACTTCTCGACCTCTTCCACGCGGCGGTTGTTGACGTAGGCTCCGCCCTGCGAAATCGTTCGACGGGCATCCCCTTTACTTTTGCAGAGGCCTGATTCGACCAACGCATCGACGATGTTCAATCCATCATCACTGGTCAATCGATCACGACTCAACTCTTGGCTCGGAACGTCCGCGAAGATCTCGATGAGCTGCTTGTCGCTCAGGTTGTCGATTTCACCCCCGAAAAAAATCTCGGTCGCGCGCTGGGCACTTGTTACCCCTTCGGCGCCATGCACCAGTTCGGTCAGCGCTTCGGCCAATCGCTTCTGGCTTTCCCGCTTGTGCGGTTCTTCCTGACGAGCTTTATCGAGCGATTCAATCTCTTCGCGATTAAGCTCGGTCAGAAAACGCAAGCACTTGCCGGCATCCTCATCGGCGACGTTGATCCAATATTGGTAGAACGCGTAGGGGCTCGTGCGATCAGGCGAAAGCCAAAGGGCACCTGACTCGGTCTTGCCCATCTTCGTTCCGTCGCTTTTGGTCAGCAGGGGACAGGTCATGCCTTGCAGCTGAGCCGATCGCATGCGACGTCCCAGGTCGATCCCGGCGGTGATGTTCCCCCACTGATCACTTCCGCCGATTTGCAGCGTGCAGCCATGTTTGTCGAACAGGTGCACGAAGTCG
This genomic interval carries:
- the tyrS gene encoding tyrosine--tRNA ligase; the encoded protein is MNDIFAELSWRGLINQTTGDDSFGSWLNEQPRTVYAGFDPTAESLHVGHMLPLMLLRRFQAAGHKPIALVGGATGMIGDPSGKSAERNLLSVEQLRANVEAIKVQMGQFLDFDESGSGAVLVNNFDWMQSFSYLDFLRDIGKNFPVNVMMAKDSVKGRLERDDAGLSYTEFSYMLLQAYDFVHLFDKHGCTLQIGGSDQWGNITAGIDLGRRMRSAQLQGMTCPLLTKSDGTKMGKTESGALWLSPDRTSPYAFYQYWINVADEDAGKCLRFLTELNREEIESLDKARQEEPHKRESQKRLAEALTELVHGAEGVTSAQRATEIFFGGEIDNLSDKQLIEIFADVPSQELSRDRLTSDDGLNIVDALVESGLCKSKGDARRTISQGGAYVNNRRVEEVEKSLGTEDLASETVMVLRSGKKKYALLRFA
- a CDS encoding dihydroorotase, whose amino-acid sequence is MKTLIKNATVVLPDGPQKTSILIDGAQIADIDPAESVKVDETIYAYGMTLIPGVIDAHVHMRDPGLTSKEDLRSGSRACAKGGITTFLEMPNTNPATVSQKLLEEKLTLAANKSIVNYGFFLGATLQNMEELKKGTRTPGIKIYMGSSTGDMALTDPGLLEAIFAETKLPIAVHAEDETIIEKMKQELTGTRNVLDHSKIRSVEAEVASVKRACELAREYKHRLHICHVSAGASVDIFEDHADVITAEVTPHHLFLNIDDYMNLGTLAQMNPSLKTKEDNEALFQALLDDKIQIVATDHAPHTWEEKCGRYPETPSGVPGVDTALPLMLDMVAKDKCTIEDVVHWMCEGPALVWDILEKGRIEVGYDADLVLIDMNKTQVIHGPQMESKCRWTPFEGREVTGWPMRTWVCGKEVYRDGKFDESRMGVEAMFDHDRGGYWEGVE
- a CDS encoding DNA polymerase ligase N-terminal domain-containing protein, giving the protein MPRFAILHHITPENAEKPDHYDLLLEDGDVLKTYTLWNFPSVGEPATAIADFDHRMIYLDYEGPISDNRGEVTRADEGTFNWIIRQDDLVTVHLQGARLQGRLILQVQDSEGGSSSGDGSGAS
- a CDS encoding COG1361 family protein, which encodes MLLLTTLWIAIVSSGCAPLRVPRIDPTGQRIFAQDTTPVDCNLGCFNQQPAFQQPAPLSPCPAPGVTPLTPLPAPPKGLVDTEALQLSPSRVVAPVGTEVVLVAGLNRKKHLHEAGRPVNWILSRESVGYITEVGKDSNMFDLVSNRNYGVQGPDFATSSTLLCDKTIDRGTELPGDDVRVLKGQTWMSVSSASPGVSRVTALAPTFENWPARQQTATIYWVDAQWQFPAPVVVPAGDKAVLTTTVLRQTNRQPVEGWKVQYEVLDGPASAFLVNGRPAEQGAPIETRSDANGFATVELAPLSNQPGTAQVRVTIIQPNLDPESNAENLMLGSSVTTVTWSAPQLAVDMTGPQVAEFNAQAVYNINVQNAGDVAARNTLVSVILPPGLAYESSVPAAQQMGNRLEWAIGDLEARGFRQISLTTRVQQSGTIQNCVTATAEPGLRSEDCTSTQISVDAIHLEMTGPEAVTVGDPVVYEVTIQNTGDRPLTNLKLEDVFDDGLLYPNQQSPIFNDLGTLGIGQAKKIRLNFQTQTPGRFCHRLTVSADGVQGKSSTACVSVNPPPPEPTFTLELRAPASREVGQPILFRAVLTNTGATPLTNVVVEELIDPEFQITGRTDPARDEQNKVIWTFPRILPNQQAILEVQCQANRPVGQACNRISARTDEGITQNAQTCTSVTPSSQPAAEPPPAVGQNGQNGGGGNQPVTGQLEVTLTELQDGIPAGQNVRYYLTIKNGRNVDDQNVQIMLRLGEGMRFLRLNGPVNPQVSQSPDGLTVGVQPLQYLRAGEAVSFQVDIQTATPGKKIVKVEVRSQRSPQGVSVQEDTTVY